A region of Thermothielavioides terrestris NRRL 8126 chromosome 6, complete sequence DNA encodes the following proteins:
- a CDS encoding uncharacterized protein (Contains conserved domain PRK12678[PRK12678], transcription termination factor Rho), with product MDGAAKDAEKLAQRILPDRPYHLSLSFDRQFPRPDGWWFTGPSAPLQYMTYISAAQRGILTTRAAFEICDEPAQMPAKILAKGEARKKLSLMDYHNRKKSESPVANEAPAKVDAKTNGTAPAKRPPSKEHPSREDVRAAEKTETPRQRDTRLEKPPSGTNGERSKPSQEDAQPETESRKRSADTDGNPSPQKRTKAEAVSTQADQSRPPKSATPRSREKAAEKPPGEAEKPPGDAKTGRLHPTANGLAPSSLDKDRENTASPRSTIQVNGSRPRSGSGTATPRKPEPLAKPTLPELLSPLHPSLFEGRAEKDVKPAKKPAEKAPKAEKEKADGPSPSKKAKKFSKIPPLLSPTLPPVVEAALAIKERAQTGSKSVPGPAPKQAADSSGGARKTIVAAPAVRGVEADEKPSRPSKIVTFKLKKANAKRAKELLSLPSKSAKDALKKERSTSAEATPLPAPAKKRPRPADDVPQETAKRTKTAGEVAAARPAAPATPLKPAAATAMSRVASSQSQGNTPAATTGLTPGNGDNRPPTRSEPLDPKTLAQAESYKERHAEYQRLGGKLKHARDDLCRDRGGPGGMAPADERRATALHFEMVLAYMVAFHSLNQARTLERKACDISAWESLLPHLAELRGRVQGIKALKALAVQMHVLCLEQITNALATMDPAAAAGSFARWAKHSRNRAAMWQEANAMWERVDDPRMRTVVGPWTSVEDAVAAVLAVMRRWADRESVRWQPEVHLKGEREKEKDKDRERDREKDKERERERDRDRDRERDRERDRPRPSLNGVRH from the exons ATGGATGGCGCGGCTAAGGATGCAGAAAAACTGGCCCAACGCATCCTCCCAGACCGCCCGTACCATCTTTCATTGTCCTTCGACCGCCAATTTCCAAGACCCGACGGGTGGTGGTTTACCGGGCCCAGCGCCCCGCTGCAGTATATGACATACATATCCGCTGCGCAGCGCGGTATCCTCACGACTCGCGCTGCCTTTGAGATCTGCGACGAGCCGGCCCAGATGCCGGCCAAGATTCTCGCCAAGGGCGAGGCCAGGAAGAAGCTCTCCTTGATGGACTACCACAACAGAAAGAAATCGGAGTCGCCGGTAGCGAACGAGGCACCAGCGAAGGTGGATGCCAAAACGAACGGCACGGCGCCTGCGAAGCGACCGCCGTCCAAGGAGCACCCTTCCAGGGAGGATGTGAGGGCTGCCGAGAAGACAGAAACACCCCGCCAGCGGGACACGCGGCTAGAAAAGCCGCCATCAGGGACAAACGGGGAGAG ATCCAAGCCGTCCCAGGAAGATGCGCAGCCCGAGACCGAGAGTCGTAAGCGAAGCGCAGATACGGACGGCAACCCATCTCCACAGAAGCGAACCAAGGCCGAAGCTGTTAGCACCCAGGCCGATCAGTCACGGCCACCGAAGTCAGCAACCCCCCGAAGCCGGGAAAAAGCAGCAGAGAAGCCGCCAGGGGAAGCAGAGAAGCCGCCAGGGGATGCAAAGACCGGCAGGTTACATCCAACAGCGAACGGGTTGGCGCCGTCATCGTTGGACAAGGATCGAGAGAACACAGCGTCTCCGAGATCAACGATTCAGGTCAACGGCTCGAGACCTCGGTCAGGGAGCGGTACTGCGACACCCCGAAAGCCGGAGCCCCTGGCTAAGCCGACCCTGCCGGAATTGTTATCCCCTCTCCACCCATCTCTGTTCGAGGGTAGGGCCGAAAAAGACGTTAAACCTGCGAAGAAGCCGGCAGAGAAAGCACCAAAGGCAGAAAAGGAGAAAGCGGACGGTCCTTCCCCCTCGAAAAAGGCAAAAAAGTTCTCGAAGATCCCGCCACTGCTCTCTCCGACGCTGCCTCCTGTCGTTGAGGCGGCGCTTGCCATAAAGGAACGGGCACAGACCGGTTCCAAAAGTGTTCCTGGCCCGGCTCCCAAACAGGCCGCGGACTCTTCGGGTGGTGCGAGGAAGACGATCGTGGCTGCACCGGCTGTGCGTGGTGTGGAGGCGGATGAGAAGCCTTCCAGGCCCTCAAAGATCGTGACCTTTAAACTGAAGAAAGCCAACGCAAAGAGGGCCAAAGAGCTCCTGAGCCTCCCATCGAAGTCAGCGAAGGACGCACTGAAGAAGGAGCGCTCGACGAGCGCAGAAGCCACCCCTCTGCCTGCGCCAGCCAAGaagcggccgcggccagccgACGACGTCCCGCAGGAGACTGCCAAGCGGACAAAGACAGCTGGGGAGGTCGCTGCGGCCAGACCAGCCGCACCGGCGACCCCGCTGaaacccgccgccgccacggctATGTCCCGGGTGGCATCCAGCCAGTCGCAGGGGAACACGCCTGCGGCCACGACCGGTCTCACCCCGGGCAATGGCGATAACCGGCCGCCAACCCGCTCGGAGCCACTTGATCCCAAGACGCTCGCCCAGGCCGAATCATATAAGGAACGCCACGCCGAGTAtcagcgcctcggcggcaaGCTCAAGCACGCCCGGGACGATCTCTgccgcgaccgcggcggTCCGGGCGGAATGGCGCCGGCGGATGAGCGCCGCGCCACGGCCCTCCACTTCGAGATGGTGCTGGCCTACATGGTTGCCTTCCACTCGCTCAACCAGGCGCGCACGCTCGAGCGCAAGGCGTGCGATATCTCGGCGTGGgagtcgctgctgccgcacCTGGCGGagctgcgcggccgggtgCAAGGCATCAAGGCGCTCAAAGCGCTAGCCGTGCAGATGCACGTGCTGTGCCTCGAACAGATCACCAACGCGCTGGCCACGATGgacccggcggccgcggcgggcagcTTCGCGCGGTGGGCGAAGCACAGCCGGAACCGGGCGGCCATGTGGCAGGAGGCAAATGCGATGTGGGAGCGGGTGGACGACCCCAGGATGAGGACGGTCGTCGGGCCGTGGACCTCGGTCGAGGACGCGGTCGCTGCCGTGCTTGCGGTCATGCGACGCTGGGCGGACCGCGAGTCTGTCAGGTGGCAGCCCGAGGTGCATCTCAAGGGGGAgcgggagaaggagaaggacaaggatCGGGAAAGGGACCGGGAGAAAGACaaggagcgggagcgggagcgggatcGCGACAGAGACCGAGAGCGAGACCGAGAGAGAGACCGACCAAGGCCATCGCTAAACGGCGTCCGACATTGA